The nucleotide window ATCAACCTGATCTTTAAAAATATCCAGCAGTTGATCTTCCATGTGTTTCTTGGCAGGCTCAACTATTAATGAACCGGCTTTTGACAATCCACCGGTTAGTATGATTGCTTCGGGATTTATACAGGTAACGATATCCGCTAATTTCAGTCCCAATATTCGTCCCGTAAACTCAAAGGCTTTTAGCGCCAGCACGTCCCCATCTTTGGCAGCTCCTGTAATTCTTTTCGCATTTAATTGATTAGCTGACAAATCTCTCAACTCACTTTCAAGCTCGGTGGTTTCGGCAAGCTCATTAACAGTTTTTATCAATCCCGGTGCCGAAACATATGTTTCGAGGCAACCTCGTCGACCACAGGTACATGATCTCCCATTATGAAAAACCGTAGTATGACCTATTTCTCCGGCATGACCATTTTGTCCAACGATGAGCTTTTTATTTAGCACAATACCGCTTCCAAGCCCAGTGCCTAATGTCAAGGAGATGAAATTTTCCAAATTTTGTCCCGCCCCATATAACATCTCTCCTATTGTTGCAGCATTGGCGTCA belongs to Fodinibius sp. Rm-B-1B1-1 and includes:
- a CDS encoding ROK family protein, producing the protein MENVVVGIDVGGTSTKYGFVTRSGELLASDAIPTNSENSYQTFFTHLYKKIDGLKEKLGIPVEIKGIGVGAPAGNNVTGTIDEASNLNWEGSIPVTEILESVANKRVVLTNDANAATIGEMLYGAGQNLENFISLTLGTGLGSGIVLNKKLIVGQNGHAGEIGHTTVFHNGRSCTCGRRGCLETYVSAPGLIKTVNELAETTELESELRDLSANQLNAKRITGAAKDGDVLALKAFEFTGRILGLKLADIVTCINPEAIILTGGLSKAGSLIVEPAKKHMEDQLLDIFKDQVDISLSTLTEKNAAILGAGAFIWKELEEKELIKSY